One Vibrio campbellii CAIM 519 = NBRC 15631 = ATCC 25920 genomic window carries:
- the ykgO gene encoding type B 50S ribosomal protein L36, with protein MKVVKSLKSAKGRHPDCQIVKRRGRLYVICKTNPRFKAVQK; from the coding sequence ATGAAAGTGGTTAAATCATTGAAGAGCGCAAAAGGCCGTCACCCAGATTGCCAAATCGTTAAGCGAAGAGGGCGTTTGTACGTTATCTGCAAGACAAACCCGCGTTTTAAGGCTGTTCAGAAATAA
- the tsaA gene encoding tRNA (N6-threonylcarbamoyladenosine(37)-N6)-methyltransferase TrmO, with the protein MYSIEPIGIIESPYKEKFAVPRQPRLVPAARSRVKLQGAANSPEAVRGLEQFSHVWLLFLFDQNLEAGWKPTVRPPRLGGNERVGVFASRSTFRPNGIGMSAVEVKGISKKGDQIYLELGNVDLVDGTPIVDIKPYIPYSDSIVEAQGGYAEDEPETSQVDFSDIALATLKKRSDTEYVKAVIEQVLAQDPRPAYKKNKPDSKEYAVNLFDLNVKFTVSDNLITVTAIESF; encoded by the coding sequence ATGTATTCCATAGAGCCAATTGGCATTATTGAAAGCCCGTATAAAGAGAAGTTCGCTGTTCCTCGCCAGCCACGTTTAGTGCCCGCAGCGCGATCTCGCGTTAAACTTCAGGGCGCAGCAAATAGTCCTGAAGCCGTGCGCGGATTGGAGCAGTTTTCTCATGTGTGGTTACTGTTTTTGTTTGATCAGAACTTAGAAGCGGGATGGAAGCCAACTGTGCGCCCACCCCGCCTGGGCGGCAACGAACGTGTTGGCGTATTTGCTTCACGTTCTACCTTCAGACCCAACGGTATCGGCATGTCCGCAGTAGAGGTCAAAGGCATCAGCAAGAAAGGCGATCAGATCTATTTGGAGCTGGGTAACGTAGACTTGGTCGATGGCACGCCGATTGTCGATATCAAACCATATATCCCCTACTCGGATTCGATTGTAGAAGCGCAAGGTGGTTATGCCGAAGACGAGCCTGAAACTTCGCAGGTAGACTTCTCTGATATTGCACTGGCAACACTCAAAAAGCGTAGCGATACTGAGTATGTCAAAGCGGTAATCGAACAAGTTCTGGCGCAAGATCCCCGTCCGGCTTACAAGAAAAACAAGCCTGATAGTAAGGAATATGCGGTAAATTTGTTCGATCTGAACGTCAAGTTCACAGTAAGCGATAACTTAATAACAGTTACTGCGATTGAAAGCTTTTGA
- a CDS encoding type B 50S ribosomal protein L31 → MKPGIHPEYRPVVFHDTSVDEYFVVGSTLQTDRTIEWKDGKTYPYFTLDVSSESHPFYTGKQRVVQAEGRIANFNRRFGQFDKDKD, encoded by the coding sequence ATGAAGCCAGGTATCCACCCCGAATACCGACCTGTGGTATTTCACGACACCAGCGTAGATGAATATTTTGTGGTTGGCTCAACGCTGCAAACTGATCGCACTATCGAGTGGAAAGACGGAAAAACTTACCCGTACTTCACGTTAGACGTTTCGTCTGAGTCCCATCCGTTCTACACAGGTAAGCAACGTGTGGTTCAAGCAGAAGGCCGTATCGCGAACTTTAATCGCCGTTTTGGGCAATTTGACAAAGATAAGGATTAA
- a CDS encoding AbgT family transporter — MSSSASMKQNSPKKPMFTRFLDTVEYLGNLLPHPITLFAIFCLAILVMSGIAGYFEVSVVDPRPEGAPGRAADGMIQVVSLLNAEGLQLIVTNLVKNFVGFAPLGTVLVAMLGVAIAEHSGLLSAAMRGLVMGASQRMVTVTVVFAGIISNTASELGYVVLIPLAAMLFHSLGRHPLAGLAAAFAGVSGGYSANLLIGTVDPLLSGITETAAQMIDPTYTVGPEVNWYFMFVSTFFIAITGAFVTEKIVEPKLGKYNDEEAAEDLSQDKMGGLTDVEKKGLKLAGIAVLAVSALLAWTIVPADGVLRSDAGTVAGSPFLKSIVAFIFVFFAVPGFVYGRVVGTMKNDRDVIDAMSNSMSSMGMYIVLVFFAAQFVAFFKWTNFGQVFAVAGASFLQEIGLTGPMLFFAFILMCGFINLMIGSASAQWAVTAPIFVPMLMLVGYAPETIQAAYRIGDSTTNIITPMMSYFGLILAVATRYMKNLGIGTLIATMLPYSIVFIVGWSVLFYLWVFVFGLPVGPGAATYYTP, encoded by the coding sequence ATGAGTTCATCTGCTTCAATGAAACAAAACTCACCAAAGAAGCCAATGTTCACGCGCTTCTTAGATACAGTTGAATATTTGGGGAACCTATTACCCCATCCAATCACACTTTTCGCTATTTTCTGTCTTGCAATCCTAGTCATGTCCGGTATTGCAGGTTACTTCGAAGTTTCCGTTGTTGACCCTCGCCCTGAAGGCGCACCTGGTCGCGCTGCCGACGGCATGATTCAAGTCGTTAGCCTGTTAAACGCTGAAGGCTTACAACTGATTGTTACTAACCTAGTGAAAAACTTCGTAGGCTTCGCACCGTTAGGTACTGTACTGGTTGCGATGCTTGGTGTTGCCATTGCAGAACATTCTGGACTACTTTCTGCTGCAATGCGTGGCCTAGTAATGGGCGCTTCTCAGCGCATGGTTACGGTAACGGTAGTTTTCGCTGGTATCATTTCAAATACGGCTTCTGAGCTTGGCTATGTGGTGTTGATCCCACTGGCGGCAATGCTGTTCCACTCTCTAGGTCGTCACCCACTTGCTGGTCTAGCAGCAGCGTTTGCTGGTGTATCTGGTGGTTACTCTGCAAACCTACTGATTGGTACGGTTGACCCACTGCTTTCAGGTATCACTGAAACAGCTGCACAGATGATTGACCCAACTTACACAGTAGGCCCAGAAGTAAACTGGTACTTCATGTTTGTTTCTACTTTCTTCATCGCGATTACTGGTGCATTTGTTACTGAGAAGATCGTTGAGCCAAAACTTGGCAAATACAATGATGAAGAAGCGGCCGAAGACCTATCTCAAGATAAGATGGGTGGTTTGACTGACGTAGAGAAGAAAGGTCTAAAACTAGCAGGTATTGCGGTACTGGCGGTTTCTGCACTACTTGCTTGGACTATCGTTCCAGCTGACGGTGTTCTGCGCTCTGATGCTGGCACAGTTGCAGGCTCTCCCTTCCTGAAGAGTATTGTTGCGTTCATCTTTGTTTTCTTCGCAGTACCGGGCTTTGTTTACGGTCGCGTTGTTGGCACCATGAAAAATGATCGCGATGTGATTGATGCAATGTCAAATTCAATGTCTTCAATGGGCATGTACATTGTTTTGGTATTCTTCGCGGCTCAATTTGTTGCCTTCTTCAAGTGGACAAACTTTGGTCAAGTATTCGCGGTAGCGGGTGCAAGCTTCCTGCAAGAAATCGGTCTAACTGGTCCAATGCTGTTCTTCGCCTTCATCCTAATGTGTGGCTTCATCAACTTGATGATTGGCTCGGCATCGGCGCAATGGGCTGTGACAGCACCAATCTTCGTTCCTATGCTAATGCTTGTTGGCTACGCGCCAGAAACGATTCAGGCGGCTTACCGTATCGGTGACTCAACGACGAACATCATCACTCCGATGATGAGCTACTTCGGTCTTATTCTTGCAGTAGCAACACGCTACATGAAGAATCTAGGTATCGGTACACTGATCGCGACCATGCTGCCTTACTCAATCGTTTTCATTGTTGGCTGGAGCGTACTGTTCTACCTATGGGTATTCGTATTTGGTTTACCAGTAGGTCCTGGTGCGGCAACGTACTACACGCCTTAA
- a CDS encoding YaiI/YqxD family protein yields the protein MKLWVDADACPKVIRETIVRAAERTGVECTFVANHVVPVPKRANIHSLQVPAGFDIADNEIVRRVEANDLVITSDIPLADEVISKGAQALSSRGELYTKDTIKARLNIRDFMDTMRSSGIQTGGPAALSQTERREFANHLDRILAKR from the coding sequence ATGAAACTGTGGGTAGATGCGGATGCTTGTCCGAAAGTAATCAGAGAGACGATTGTACGTGCTGCTGAGCGAACTGGCGTTGAATGCACATTTGTAGCGAACCATGTGGTCCCTGTCCCCAAGCGTGCCAATATTCACTCTCTGCAAGTACCCGCTGGCTTTGATATTGCCGATAACGAAATCGTCCGTCGCGTGGAAGCAAATGACTTAGTGATCACGTCTGATATTCCCTTGGCAGACGAAGTGATCAGCAAAGGTGCTCAAGCACTAAGCTCACGAGGCGAGTTATATACCAAAGACACCATCAAAGCGCGCTTAAACATTCGTGATTTCATGGATACCATGCGCTCAAGTGGCATTCAGACTGGCGGCCCTGCGGCTCTGTCTCAAACAGAACGTCGCGAGTTCGCAAATCATCTCGATAGAATCCTTGCTAAGCGTTGA